DNA from Aggregatimonas sangjinii:
CGCCGATAAAATGTCCGGTATTCGTATGAAGAGTAGACCAGCATTCTATTATTTGGTAGCCCATGAGTTGAGCTAGTCGAAGAATTTTAATGAATAGTAATCAGAGCCACCTTTATTGCGTGGCTCTTTTTTTGGATAGTACTGTACATCTAAAAATTAGCTTTGGAGCGACAAGACCTGCCTCCGTCAGTCAGGGACAAGTTCACGTTTCAAGTTCAAAAAAGTTATGGTTCAGCGTAAGAAGTTGCTGGTTTTTTAATTTTCATCCAACATCCAACATCCAACATCCAACATCCAACATCCAACATCCAACATCTAATTCCGTACCCCCTTCACATTCATCTGCAGCGTAAACACCGAGTCCATTGCGGTTATGAACAAGAGGTCTTGATTTGGCCCCCCAAAAGTAACGTTGGCCGTCCATTTTTTCCCGGTGGGAATATGTTCTATTTGCTTTCCATTCTTATCGAATACGGTAACGCCATCCCCGGTCAGGTAGACATTTCCTTGATTGTCAATCGTCATTCCATCGGAACCCAGCTCGCAAAATAATGTCCCTTCCGATAGCATTCCATCTTCCAATATTTCGTAGGAGTACGTTTTATTGTTTCCCCTGTCCGAAACAAAAAGAGTTTTACCATCGGCACTACCAATAATGCCGTTAGGCCTGGCAAAATCATCTATCACTACTTTAATGTTGCCCATATCGGGGGAAATATAATATACCTGTTCTTTTTTCATTGCACTTTCACTACGTTCCCAATAAGGTCTTTGATAATAAGGATCGGTAAAATAAATGCCACCGTTCGGGTCGACCCAAAGATCGTTGGGTCCGTTAAGGTCGAGGCCTTCGAATTGTTCCCAGAGTACCGTAACGTTCTTATCGGAATCGATACGCCACAATTGAAATTTCTCATCGGCACAAGCGAGAAGATTTCCTTCGTGATCGAAATAAAGTCCGTTTGCGCGTCCGGAGGGCTGCATAAATACTGAAACCCCTTCGTCGGGAGACCATTTCAAGATTCGGTTGTTCGGTTGATCTGTAAAAAAGACATTACCCTCGGCATCTACCGCAGGCCCCTCCGTAAAGGTATAATCATCGGCGACCAGAACGAGTTCGGCACCTTCGGCAATGATATCGGAATGTTGGCTTTGACAAGCGGCAGAAGACATGAGAAGAGCCACCAAGGGTATAAATGTAATTTTTAGATTTAAAGTCATAAGAATCATTTAGTGTTTTCCTTCCATCCCGGTCCACGAACTACTCTGCCGGGTAAAGCACCTGTATGTTCGCCTTTTTCTAGGACGGGAGTGCCGTTTACCAATACGTATTGCATTCCAGTGGCGTATTGGTGTGGTTTTTCGAAAGTGGCATTGTCGGTTATGGTATTTGCATCGAAGATAGTAATATCGGCATAGTACCCTTCTTTAAGGGCACCCCGTTTCTTTAGTTTAAGATTGGTGGCAGGGAGTGTGGTCAGCTTATATATGGCCTCCTCTAATGAAAGTACCTTTTCTTCTCGCACGTATTTTCCCAAAAGTCGCGCAAAAGAGCCATACGCCCGGGGATGTGTACTTTGTTCCAAAAATACACCTTCATTGGTGTAGGAACCGGCATCGGAGCAAATAGACATATACGGAAGGGCCAATTTTTTCTTTATGTTTTCTTCCGACATCGAAAAATAAACCACTTGTATGCGGCTGTCGTCTTCACGAATAAGATCGACAATAGTTTCCGCAGGCGAAATATTGCGCTCCTTGGCAATATCGGCCAGCGTTTTTCCGATGTTGGTGCGCATTGCTTTGTTCCGAAAACCGACCATAAGAATATTTTCTGGCGGTACGTGAAAATCGACCTCCTTGATCATTTGTTCCCTCTTCTCTTGTTGACCGATAAGCTTCATGGTCGCGGCATGTCCGCCTTCCTTGGCCCATGCTGGGAGTAGTACATTCAATCCGGTCGAGCTCGCATTGTACATATACATGTCGGTCGTTATGGGCAACCCTCTTTTTCGAGCGGTCTCAACAAGGGAAATGGCGGAATCCAATAAGTGCCAATTCGCATCGCCGGATGCCTTAAAATGATAGATTTCGGCTGCTATGTTCGCTTTTTCGGAAATGGTGATCAGTTCATTTACCGCTTCGAGCAAATCCCCTTCCTCATCGCGAATGTGGGATATGTACATCCCGTCATATTTCGAGACCTCTTTGGCCAATTCAATAATTTCATCGGTTGTCGCATGGCCACTGGGCACGTATATCAGAGAAGTAGAAAGACCTACTGCCCCTTCTTCCATAGCTTCTCGCGTCAGGCGTTTCATGGTTTCCATTTCCGCATCGGTAGGTGGCCTGTTCTCGTAACCAATCGTATGTTTTCGTAAGGTGGCATTTCCGATAAAGGAAGCAATATTCGTAGAAACGCCTTTATTTTCAAGGTATTCAAGATACTCGCCAAGCGTAGACCATTCGATATCGTAAGTTAGGGTAGACTGGCCCGCTTTCATATCTTCCTTCATAGCATCGTTTAAAGGACCCATTGAATTTCCCTCACCAAGTACTTCCAAGGTCACCCCTTGCCTGATATCGCCCTGTGATCTACCGTCGACGATGAGCGATTCATTGGCCCAGCTCAGCATATTGATGAACCCTGGCGCGACGGTGAGTCCTGTGGCATCAATTATCGAACGACCTTTTGCATCATCTAATTTCCCGATAGCCGCAATCGTATCGGCATTGATGCCGATGTCCCCTTGATAGGCTTTTTCGCCGGAGCCATCCAAAATCTCACCGTTTTTGATCAGCACATCGAAGGTGGTCGCAGGACCGGTACAGCCGATAATCAGAAGGCATAACGGTAGCACGTACTTTAAGATGACAATTTTCATTTCAAATTAGTATTAGAAGTTTCTAAATATAGTTAAAATAGAATAATGGACATTTACTCCATACAAGCAACGCACCATAAGCCGACGTATTCGTATTTTTGATCAAATTTTAAGGATGAATTCCAGGGAAGAACAACTCAAAGCTTTTGACCGCTTACTCACCATCATGGACGAACTACGTGCGCAATGCCCGTGGGACAAGAAGCAAACGATGCAAAGCTTACGCCATTTGACCATCGAGGAAACCTATGAACTGGGTGACGCTATTTTGGAGAATGATTTGGAGGAAGTAAAAAAGGAACTTGGCGATGTGCTGCTTCACCTTGTTTTTTATGCCAAAATAGGCAGTGAGACAAACGATTTTGATATTGCCGATGTCTGCAATGATATCTGTGAAAAGCTCATCAATCGTCATCCGCATATTTATGGAGACGTTACCGTAGCCGACGAGGAAGACGTAAAGCGAAATTGGGAGAATATAAAATTATCAGAGGGTAAGAAAAGTGTTTTGGAGGGCGTGCCGAACAGCTTGCCGGCTTTGGTAAAGGCCAATAGGATTCAGGACAAGGTCGCAGGTGTAGGCTTCGATTGGGAAAGACCGGAACAGGTTTGGGAAAAAGTTCAGGAGGAGTTGGAAGAGTTTCAAGACGAGGTTAAAAAAGGCGATAGGCTAAAAATGGAAGCCGAATTCGGGGATGTACTCTTTTCTATGGTGAATTATGCCCGTTTTTTGGATATCAACCCTGAAAATGCCCTAGAGCGGACGAACAAAAAATTCATCAAACGCTTTCAGTATCTGGAAGGTAAGGCGAAAGGTATTGGAAAGTCCCTAAAGGAAATGACCTTGGCCGAGATGGATGTTTTTTGGGAGGAAGCAAAGAAACAGTAGGCGGTGGGCATTTGGCAGTACCGGATGGCATGCTCTCTTTTCTAAATCTCCGGGGTTGCCGTCAAGCCGTACGCAAATCATATTCCAAACCTATCAATCCCTAACCCTTGAATTCCGTTAAGTATTCCGATACGGCTGAAATGGGGTTCGCATAATCTGTGCAATTTACATTGCAGTCTTAAATTTTGGGTCTAAAAGCGCAGCGGTCTTACATCTTCAAAGGGATAGTGACGACTTATTTCCCGAACTTTTCTTTGTTGAATTTTTCCGATTCTCCTTTGGGAATCGATAGCGAAACCCAATCGTTACCTTTAATCATTTTACCCAATAAAACGATTTGTCCTACGTGGCTTGCATAGTGGGCTAATTGCCGATTGATAGCTTCAATAAGAGTATGCTTTTCATTGCGTATCAGTATAACGGAATCAAAATTGTCTTCATTGATTGCGTTCAGGGCATCGAAGACGCATTGCCACCCATTTTCCCAAGCATGCAGAATTTCGGTTTTGGTCGTGTAGGGATCGGTGAATTCCGTTTCGCGGTCGCGCCAGGATTTTTCACCGTCTTCGGTCAAGAAATTAGTCCACCTGCTACGCATATTGCCCACCATGTGCTTAACGATAATGGCGATGGAATTGTCCGAGTCTGAATGCGTCCAATAAAAATCCTTTTCTGAAAGCTGATCAAAAGTTTTATTGCCGAGCATCCGATATCTCTTAAACTCGAAAAAAGCACTCTTGATGTAATTCGCGGCCTGGCTCATGTGGCAATTTAGTCTCTAAAAAACTGGTTTGTTGAATATACTAAAATAAAAAATCCCAAATCCTTTAAGGACTTGGGATTTAGAATTTGGTGTATGATGCGCTATTTGTTGTCAGGCACGAAATCCAAGGCGACCCCATTGATACAATGGCGAAGCCCCGTAGGTTCCGGCCCGTCGTTAAAAACATGACCTAAGTGTCCGCCACAAGTGGCACAGTGTTCCTCGGTACGTTCATAACCGGTCTTATAATCGACATCGTAGGCCACATTGCCTTCGATCTCTTTATAAAAACTAGGCCACCCGGTACCGGAATCGAATTTGGTTTCACTCTTGAACACTGGCGTACCACAACCGGCGCAGACATAGGTGCCTTCGGCCTTATTGTCGAGTAAATCGCTAGTAAACGGACTCTCGGTTGCTGCTTCCCGCAATACGTAATACTCATCCTCGGCAAGCTCCGCCTTCCATTCCGCCTTCGTTTTAGTCACTTCAAATGAAGTTTCGGTCTTGGCTTCGGCTTTTGTCGCCATTTCCTCTTTTTGTGCATTGCCCTTACATCCCATAAATACAAGACATAAGCCTAGTACTATTTGCTTTATCATATGATTTTGTTTTTCTATTCGTCGCTTTTCGCTGCGTTTCCTTTCAAATTTAAGGCTTTTTCGAACTAATCTGCTCATCCTTTCGAAAGGAGTTTGAATTTAATGCGTGAACACACCATTCGCCAGCAGGAAACAAGGAATAAGCGCAAGGTATACCGATTTGGATTTGAATTTTTTACTCTAAATTTTCTCCATTCTCCATTCTCCATTCTCCATTCTCTTTTCTCTTTTCTCTTTTCTCCATTCTCCATTCTCTGTTCTCTGTTCTCCGCTTTCCGCATCGAACATACAACATCGAGCACCGCGCATCCAACATCCTGTATCCCGTCCTAAAAGAAAAACCCCGCTCTCATAGAAGAAAGCAAGGTTATCTCGTTTTGTATACAACGGAAAGGTCTAGTTCACTTTTACCCTTTGAACATCTTTTTCCTTCACGCCCAACAACTGCATCACCGCGTCTACATTACTTCGATCAAAACGGGACCCCTGAGCTTGCTCGGCAGGAATAATAGCAATTCGGAAGATTTGGTCATCGGTATCGGCAGCGGGCAGTGTGCCTATATCAAAATCGGCCTCAAGGAACATGGTCACGTCAAAAAAAGTATGCTCATAATTGTACTGTAAAAGTCCTTGGTCTAAAATTCGGGTCTGCGGCATTAGTCTCCAAATATCTACCGGGTCGCCATTAGTATCCTCGGTCTGGTCCCATAGTAGATAGACCAGAACGACATCGGTTTCAAAAACCTCTATTGACTGTGGAAACTCATAAAAAATACTATAATCACCGTCTGCATCAAATGTTCCCTGTATATCAACCACCTGACCTAGAATGTTAACACCATCAACACCATCCACACCATCCCTACCATCAAAACCGTCTAGTCCGTCCCGACCGGAACAGGAAATCACTAAAAGCGACAATAACATACTGAGATAAAAAATAGATTTTTTCATAATAACTGATTTAAATTTTTGGTTTCGACAATAATCCGGTCGATTGTGATGAGAGTTTCAAAAAGCGTTCCACTTTTTATTGTGAAACGCATTTTTTTCATTTTAGGTATAAAAACGAAAGGAATACCCCGCAAAAAATAGCTTATATCGCAAAGTTGTTTAGATTTGTCAAAATACCTAGCCACATGTCGAACGTTACAGTACATAGTCTTTTTTCCGAATTTGATATTTCGCTGTTTAAAGCTGGAAAACATTATAAACTTTATGAAAAACTAGGCTCACATCCGCTAATCGTCGATGGGGTAGCCGGAACCTATTTTGCGGTCTGGGCCCCTTCGGCGCGGTCCGTATCGGTCGTAGGGAACTTTAACCAATGGCAGGATAGTGAACACCGATTGCACGTCAGATGGGATGCCAGTGGTATTTGGGAAGGTTTTATTCCTAACATAGGCCACGGGGAAATTTACAAATACAAGATCTATTCGAACAATCATGGTGCCGTAACCGAAAAGGCGGACCCTTTTGGACGCTATTGCGAACATCCACCGAAAACCGCTTCGGTAATATGGGACTCCAATTACGAATGGAAGGACAAAAAGTGGATGGCCAACCGCAAGGAGAAGAATGCTTTAGACGCCCCTTATTCGGTCTATGAGGTCCATTTAGGTTCTTGGAAACGGAAAGAAGACAATACATTTCTATCCTATTCGGAACTTGCGGTTGATTTGGTGGAATACGTTAAGGAAATGGGTTTTACCCATGTCGAGTTTATGCCTATTATGGAATATCCTTACGACCCTTCTTGGGGATACCAGCTTACTGGATACTTTGCACCAACATCGCGATTTGGTGACCCGCAAGGTTTTAAGCAACTAGTCGATGCTCTCCACCAAGCCGATATTGGGGTTATTTTAGATTGGGTACCCTCTCATTTTCCGGAAGATGCGCACGGTTTAGGTTTTTTTGATGGCTCGCATCTGTACGAGCATCCCGACAGAAAAAGGGGATACCATCCCGATTGGAAAAGTCTCATATTCAACTACGGTAGAAACGAGGTACGCGCCTTCTTGATTAGTAACGCGCTATTTTGGTTGGATCAGTTTCATGCCGATGCCCTGAGGGTCGATGCGGTCGCCTCAATGATTTATTTGGATTATTCACGTGAAGATGGGGAATGGGACCCGAATATGTATGGGAACAACGAAAATCTGGAGGCGATGAGTCTTCTTCGGGAAATGAACGAGGCGGTCTACGGTATGTTTCCCGATGTACAGACCATCGCAGAGGAGTCAACGGCTTTCTCGGGCGTTTCGAGGCCTGTGCATTTGGGGGGTCTTGGTTTTGGTATGAAATGGATGATGGGTTGGATGCACGATACACTCGAGTATTTCAAGAAAGAACCCGTTTACCGTAAGCATCATCAAAACGATCTGACTTTCAGTATGACCTATGCATTCACCGAAAATTTTATGTTACCCTTTTCACACGATGAGGTGGTATACGGCAAACAATCGTTGGTATATCGCATGCCTGGGGATGAATGGCAACGTTTTGCCAATCTTAGGGTACTTTTTGGCTATATGTTCACCCACCCAGGAACCAACCTTATTTTTATGGGCGGGGAATTCGGACAGACCTCTGAATGGAATTTTCAACAAAGCCTTGATTGGCATTTGACCCAATACGATGGGCATTCCGGTATTCAAGAAACTATAAAAGACTTGAATAAATTATACAAAAGGTTGCCCGCGCTACATGAGAAACAGTTCAGTAGCGAAGGTTTTCAATGGATAGACTATGGCGATCACGAAAATTCGGTCTTAACGTACATCAGAAAAGGGAACGAGCCTAAGAATGATATTTATATTGCCTTGAACCTGACGCCGGTACCCCGCGAGAACTATCGTATCGGACTACCGAAAAAATCCGGGCAGGTTAAGGAAATCTTCAACAGTGACGCTAAAAAATATGGTGGCTCCGGAATGTCGAGTGCTATTTCTAAATTGACTGCAAAAGAATGGCATGGGCATAAAAAATCTATCGAAATTACCATCCCGCCTTTGAGTATTGTCATTTTTAAATAGAATTGACCGATAAAAATGCAAATTTTATCAAATGTTGCATGGCTGGTTTCGTAAATGAATTCTAATGTGTTTCTTTTGTTGTGGTTAAAAAATTGCTCCTATGATTACCAATACCGAACTTGAATACAAGGGTAACCTATACCCCAACCAAATCGTCGATTTTTCACAAGACGTAGATAAACTATATTTTACCTCTGAAAATGGTGTGGTGCTGCAAATAACGGTACTACGCAATAGTGCGCTACGGTTTCGCTACGCGACCGAGTACAACTTCGAGCCCGACTTTTCCTATGCCATTAGTGAAAAAGGCATTCGAGGGTACGACAAATTGGTTGTTTCCGAAACGAAGACCGAATATCTATTGGAAACGATTCGGATGAAGATACTGGTCGATAAAAAAACCATGCGTATCCAGATTTCGGACCCGGAAGGAAACATCATCAACGAAGATGAAATAGGTTTTCATTGGGAGGAGAACTATGAGTATGGTGGCAATACCGTGAAAATGAGCAAAATCACCCAAACTGGCGAGAGTTTTTACGGTTTGGGCGATAAGGCGATGCATTCCAATCTCAAGGGCAAACGCGTGAGCAATTGGGTAACCGATCAATACGCCTATGGTAAAGATCAGGACCCTTTGTACAAGGCCGTTCCTTTTTATGTAGGGTTGACGGAAAATAAGGCATACGGAATCTTTTTCGACAATACGTTCAAGACCCATTTCGATTTTGCGCACGAGCGTCGTAATACGACCAGTTTTTGGGCCGATGGAGGCGAAATGAATTATTATTTCATCTACGGCCCGGATGTTTCGAAGGTAGTACGCCTATATACCGATCTCACAGGAAAACCAGAACTTCCTCCTTTATGGGCCTTAGGATTTCAACAATCGAAATGGAGTTATTTTCCCGAGAGTAATGTGAAGGAAATCGCCAAGAAATTCAGGGATTTGAACATTCCCTGCGATGCGATTTATTTGGATATCGATTATATGGATGGTTTTCGCTGTTTCACTTGGGACAAAACGAAATTTCCAGACCCAAAACGAATGATTTCCGAGCTCGAGGAAGACGGCTTCAAGACGGTGGTCATGATCGATCCGGGAATTAAAGTGGATCGTGACTACTGGGTGTACCAAGAGGCCATGGAGAACGACTACTTTTGTAAACGTGGCGATGGGCCTTACATGAACGGTAAAGTATGGCCAGGAAAATGCAATTTCCCTGATTTTACCAATCCCGAAGTGCGTCAGTGGTGGGCGGAATTATACAAGGAATTTATGACCGAGCTGGGCGTACACGCCGTTTGGAACGATATGAACGAACCTGCCGTGATGGAAGTTCCTTCGAAAACCGCGCCTTTGGATACGCGCCACTACTACGAGGGGAATCCGACGACACATCGCAAGGCCCATAATATCTACGGCATGCAAATGGTGAGGGCAACATATAACGGTGTTAAAAAGCATTCGTACCCCAAACGTCCTTTTGTCATTACCAGGGCGGCCTATTCCGGAACCCAACGTTATGCGTGCACGTGGACGGGCGATAACGTGGCCACATGGGAGCATTTGTGGCTCGCCAACGTGCAGATGCAGCGCATGTGCATGAGCGGCTATTCGTTCGTCGGTTCCGATATCGGTGGTTTTGCAGAGCAACCCAACGGCGAACTGTTCGCAAGATGGATTCAACTCGGTATTTTTCATCCTTTTTGTAGAGTACACTCAAGTGGCGACCACGGTGATCAAGAACCATGGTCTTTCGATAGTGGCGTAACGGACGTAGTACGTAAATTTATTGAATTACGGTACCAATTGTTGCCTTATCTCTATACCATGTTCTATGAGTATTCGAACAATGGTATCGCCATGCTCAAGTCTTTGGTCATGTTCGATCAAGAAGACCCACAGACGCATTTCAGGACCGATGAATTTATTTTTGGGCACCAAATTTTGGTCTGTCCGATACAGGAGCCTAATGCCCAAGGCCGAAGAATGTATGTACCTAGGGGCAACTGGTATAATTTCTGGACAGATGAATTGATCAAAGGCGGTCGGGAAATGTGGGTAGATGCCGATATTGATAGTATTCCTTTATTTGTGAAGGAAGGTGCAATGATTCCGAAATACCCGGTGCAACAGTATGTAGGGGAAAAGGATATCGACCAATTGCGAATCGAAGTCTATTATAAAAATGGAATAGAGAATTCTACGGTGTACGAAGATGGCCAAGATGGCTATGACTACACCAAAGGGCGCTATAGCTTGCGTAATTTTAAACTACAGGGAAAACCGGCCCAATTGTCCATTCAGCAATATAAGGATGGTACGTTCGTAACGGACTATGAAACCATCGAATTCAAGTTTCATGGTTTGTCATTTGAAATTGGTGGCATAGAGATTGATAGTGAAAAGGTGAGTTTAGAGGACGTAAAATACGGCGAGGACCTCTCCATTCAAGTGAGCAAAAACTTTACGGTATTGCGTGTTCTCGGAAAATGATTTTTTTGTACTTTGACCGGACAAAATTATAGATAATGAAAAAAGGACTTTTAATTATAGCTATTTTTCTAGGAGTTACGGCTTGTAAAACAAATCCGTTTACAGGAAAGAGCACTTTGAACTTTTTCCCTAATAGTCAGATTTTCCCGACTGCCTTTGCACAATATGATCAGTTCTTAACGGAAAATAAGGTAGTAAAAGGTGGAGAAGATGCCGCGACCATCAAAAAAGTGGGGCAACGCATATCTTCTGCTGCTGAAAGATGGTTGACGGCCAATGGGTACGCCGGATATCTGAAAGACTACCAATGGGAATACAATCTGGTACAGGACGAAAATGTAAACGCTTGGTGTATGCCCGGTGGTAAAATCGTTTTCTATACGGGTATATTGCCCATTACGCAGACCGAGACCGGTATTGCCGTGGTCATGGGACACGAAGTGGCGCATGCCTTGGCGGACCACGGGGCACAGCGTATGAGTGCAGGAACCTTACAACAGTTGGGTGCAGTCGCCGGTAACATCGCCATAAAGGACGAGCGTACCAGAAATACCTTCAATCAGGCGTATGGTCTTGGTTCTACCGTTGGGCTCATGTTACCCTTTAGCCGAAGTCACGAGACCGAGGCAGACCGTATAGGTTTGCAGATTATGGCCATAGCCGGTTATGATCCCGCCGAAGCCTCCGAGCTCTGGAAACGAATGAAAGCTAAAAGTGGTGGTCAAGCTCCCCCGGAGTTTTTGAGTACGCACCCTTCTAACGATACACGTATCGCCAATCTGGCCAGCTGGGCACCAGCCGCTCGGGAAGAGGCGAAAAAATTCGGGGTTACCACCTTCAAATAGTAAATTCAAAGACATATTGCGTATATTTAAAACCGTTCACATAGTTGAGCGGTTTTTATTTTAAAGCGCATGGCGAAAACAGTTGCGGTAAAAGGAAGTAAGAAGTTACTGAATGCTTGGGCTTTTTACGATTGGGCCAACTCGGTCTATACGCTTACCATCGCCTCCTCAATATTCCCCATATTTTATTCTTCATTGTTCGCTACTGACGAAGAGTTGGTTTCGGCATTTGGTTATGAGATGAAGCAAACCGTGCTCATTTCGGTGATAACCGCCTTTACATTTTTGGTAGTTGCAATTTTGTCACCGCTACTTTCCGGAATCGCCGATTATGTGGGGAATAAGAAAAACTTTATGCAATTCTTCTGCTATATGGGCAGTTTTGGTTGTATTGGGCTGTATTGGTTCGATTTGGATTTCATTCATACCAGTCTTTTGTTCTATTTTATGGGCTTGTTGGGTTACTGGGGAAGTCTTGTCTTTTACAACTCTTATTTACCCGATATCGCCTATGAGGAACAACAGGATGCCATTAGTGCAAAGGGGTTTTCCTTGGGTTATTTTGGAAGCGTGCTTTTGCTGGTGCTGAATTTAGCCATGGTGATGAAACCGGAGTGGTTCGGTTTTGATATCGGCCTTACGGAACAGGAAAATAATCTGGCAAAAGTAAGGGCGATGAAGGTTTCCTTCATAACGGTCGGCCTTTGGTGGGCCCTTTTTAGCCAATATACGTTTATGGTGCTGCCCAAAGGTGTTTCTTCAGGACATAAGGTTAATAAGGATGTCGTTTTCAACGGATTTCGAGAATTGAAATCCGTATGGACACAACTGAAAGGCAATTTAAGACTCAAACGCTATTTAAATGCCTTCTTCGTATTCAGTATGGCGGTACAGACCATCATGTTGATGGCTGTTTATTTTGGTGAAAAGGAAGTAGCCTGGGCCGATGATGGGGAAAAGACCACCGGTCTTATTATCAGTATTCTCGTCATTCAGTTAGTGGCCATTCTGGGTGCTATCATCACTTCTAAGATATCGGCCAAAATCGGAAACATAAAAACGCTGATTTTGGTCAATGCCATTTGGATGTGTCTCTGCTTTTATGCCTTTTTTATGGTTACGCCAATGCAATTTTATATAGCCGCGGGATTGGTAGGGCTGGTTATGGGTGGGGTTCAAGCTTTGGCACGCTCTACTTATTCAAAATTTTTACCGGATACGGAAGACACCACATCGTACTTTAGCTTTTATGATGTTGCCGAAAAAATAGGTATCGTTATTGGTATGGTCATTTTTGCAGTCGTCGACCAGATCAGCACCATGAGATACGCCATTCTATTCTTATTCGTATTCTTTTTGATGGGAATTCTTTTGTTATTGCGCGTCCCGCAAAAAGAAAAAGCCCCTTTGACGAAAGAGGCTTGATTTTGCTGTAAAGGGTATTTCGATTGATGGCTAAACTCCCTATCCCTTTGTAATATCCCCAGACCCGGAGGCCTTCGTGTCTACTTTTGAAGGATTACCACGATAACTAATGTCACCAGAACCGGAAACCCGTGCTTTAAGCATTTTGTTGGCAGTAACCTTAATATCGGCAGAGCCTGAAATGGTGGCGTCTACATTGTCGGCCTGCAGGTCATAAGCCTTTATGTCTCCAGAACCTGAAATGCTGACCTCGAAATCTTTGGCGGAACCACTCAGGTTAATATCCCCTGAACCTGACATGGAAGTATCCAATGCATCGCACTCGATCGCCAAGGTAATGTCGCCCGAGCCCGACATCGCTGTTTTAAAGTTTCTAGCCTTTAGTGTCGTCTTGCCCACGATATCGCCGGAACCGGATAATTTCACCGCCTCGATATTTTCCACAGGAACGGTAATGCGAATCCCATCCTCCCACGAGGAAGGTCTCAAATTCACTCCTTTTTTTACTTTGATGTTCAACTGGCCGTCCTTCACCTCGGTGATAATATATTCCAATAGATTCGATTCTCCTTCCAAAGTAAGTTCACCTTCATTACCATCAACCAGGTCTACATCGAACCAACCTGCCAGCGCTACCCCGTCGTAGTCGCCAACACTTCGGTTTATTGAGACGTTATTTCCGTCTCCTTTAATTTTTTTGCCCCACTGTGCTGTGCAGGAAGCTGTTATCATTAGTACTAAACTTAGGCTCAATAGTTTTTTCATGATGAATGATTTTAGTGTTGTCCCGGTCATTTCGGAACTTGTTGATTAGTTGCCAAGAATCTATTTCCGGGCGATATTTAATTCTGATTTAATTTTTATGGAATGAAACGCCACCATAGTCGCTGGAAATGGATACTGAATTTCCAGTG
Protein-coding regions in this window:
- the glgB gene encoding 1,4-alpha-glucan branching protein GlgB; the protein is MSNVTVHSLFSEFDISLFKAGKHYKLYEKLGSHPLIVDGVAGTYFAVWAPSARSVSVVGNFNQWQDSEHRLHVRWDASGIWEGFIPNIGHGEIYKYKIYSNNHGAVTEKADPFGRYCEHPPKTASVIWDSNYEWKDKKWMANRKEKNALDAPYSVYEVHLGSWKRKEDNTFLSYSELAVDLVEYVKEMGFTHVEFMPIMEYPYDPSWGYQLTGYFAPTSRFGDPQGFKQLVDALHQADIGVILDWVPSHFPEDAHGLGFFDGSHLYEHPDRKRGYHPDWKSLIFNYGRNEVRAFLISNALFWLDQFHADALRVDAVASMIYLDYSREDGEWDPNMYGNNENLEAMSLLREMNEAVYGMFPDVQTIAEESTAFSGVSRPVHLGGLGFGMKWMMGWMHDTLEYFKKEPVYRKHHQNDLTFSMTYAFTENFMLPFSHDEVVYGKQSLVYRMPGDEWQRFANLRVLFGYMFTHPGTNLIFMGGEFGQTSEWNFQQSLDWHLTQYDGHSGIQETIKDLNKLYKRLPALHEKQFSSEGFQWIDYGDHENSVLTYIRKGNEPKNDIYIALNLTPVPRENYRIGLPKKSGQVKEIFNSDAKKYGGSGMSSAISKLTAKEWHGHKKSIEITIPPLSIVIFK
- a CDS encoding M48 family metallopeptidase, producing the protein MKKGLLIIAIFLGVTACKTNPFTGKSTLNFFPNSQIFPTAFAQYDQFLTENKVVKGGEDAATIKKVGQRISSAAERWLTANGYAGYLKDYQWEYNLVQDENVNAWCMPGGKIVFYTGILPITQTETGIAVVMGHEVAHALADHGAQRMSAGTLQQLGAVAGNIAIKDERTRNTFNQAYGLGSTVGLMLPFSRSHETEADRIGLQIMAIAGYDPAEASELWKRMKAKSGGQAPPEFLSTHPSNDTRIANLASWAPAAREEAKKFGVTTFK
- a CDS encoding glycoside hydrolase family 31 protein gives rise to the protein MITNTELEYKGNLYPNQIVDFSQDVDKLYFTSENGVVLQITVLRNSALRFRYATEYNFEPDFSYAISEKGIRGYDKLVVSETKTEYLLETIRMKILVDKKTMRIQISDPEGNIINEDEIGFHWEENYEYGGNTVKMSKITQTGESFYGLGDKAMHSNLKGKRVSNWVTDQYAYGKDQDPLYKAVPFYVGLTENKAYGIFFDNTFKTHFDFAHERRNTTSFWADGGEMNYYFIYGPDVSKVVRLYTDLTGKPELPPLWALGFQQSKWSYFPESNVKEIAKKFRDLNIPCDAIYLDIDYMDGFRCFTWDKTKFPDPKRMISELEEDGFKTVVMIDPGIKVDRDYWVYQEAMENDYFCKRGDGPYMNGKVWPGKCNFPDFTNPEVRQWWAELYKEFMTELGVHAVWNDMNEPAVMEVPSKTAPLDTRHYYEGNPTTHRKAHNIYGMQMVRATYNGVKKHSYPKRPFVITRAAYSGTQRYACTWTGDNVATWEHLWLANVQMQRMCMSGYSFVGSDIGGFAEQPNGELFARWIQLGIFHPFCRVHSSGDHGDQEPWSFDSGVTDVVRKFIELRYQLLPYLYTMFYEYSNNGIAMLKSLVMFDQEDPQTHFRTDEFIFGHQILVCPIQEPNAQGRRMYVPRGNWYNFWTDELIKGGREMWVDADIDSIPLFVKEGAMIPKYPVQQYVGEKDIDQLRIEVYYKNGIENSTVYEDGQDGYDYTKGRYSLRNFKLQGKPAQLSIQQYKDGTFVTDYETIEFKFHGLSFEIGGIEIDSEKVSLEDVKYGEDLSIQVSKNFTVLRVLGK